Proteins encoded within one genomic window of Prosthecobacter fusiformis:
- a CDS encoding response regulator, which translates to MADTTLTLLLVDDHFVVRSGLAASLELEDDLRVTGEVDRGELALEAYAKLKPTVVLMDLQLPGISGIETTMRLMADYAEARVLMFSTFARDEEVQAALRAGALGYLQKSSSRDDLLAAIRSVAQGKKWLPADLEARLRERTAEPEITPREREILTLVTQGNANKEIAATLGIGEDTVKQHVSRILLKLKVNDRAQATAEAIRRGLVRV; encoded by the coding sequence ATGGCTGATACGACCCTCACTCTTCTTCTCGTGGACGACCACTTTGTCGTGCGCAGTGGCCTGGCTGCTTCTTTGGAACTGGAGGATGACCTGAGGGTGACCGGAGAGGTGGACCGTGGGGAACTGGCCCTGGAGGCGTATGCGAAACTGAAGCCGACGGTGGTGCTGATGGACCTGCAACTGCCGGGCATATCGGGGATCGAAACAACGATGCGGCTGATGGCGGACTATGCGGAAGCCAGGGTGCTGATGTTTTCCACCTTTGCCCGAGATGAGGAGGTGCAAGCGGCACTAAGAGCGGGTGCGCTGGGTTATCTGCAAAAATCTTCCTCACGCGATGATTTGCTCGCTGCTATCCGCAGTGTGGCCCAGGGTAAAAAGTGGCTGCCTGCTGACCTTGAGGCGCGGCTGCGAGAGCGCACGGCCGAGCCAGAGATCACGCCGCGTGAGCGTGAGATCCTGACACTGGTGACGCAGGGAAATGCGAACAAGGAAATCGCAGCCACGCTGGGTATCGGTGAGGATACGGTAAAGCAGCATGTGAGCCGCATCCTGCTGAAGCTGAAAGTGAATGACCGTGCGCAGGCTACAGCGGAGGCCATCCGGCGGGGGCTGGTGAGGGTCTAA